Below is a genomic region from Coleofasciculaceae cyanobacterium.
AGAAGCAAAAAGAGTCCTAATTTTTGAAGAATACGCTAACGGCGGGCTAGAAAAGCTACTGGATGAACTAAGGGGTGCGGTAGACTATACCGAAAGATTAGTTTTAATTTTAAACGCCGAAAGATTTGTAACAGAGATTAATGATGAAGAATTCGATCTGAGCAGATTTCTTTAATGTGTCAAAGATTTAAAAATGACACAAAAAAAAGTATTTTTCGATACAAAAATGCTCGACCAATTACGACCAGCAACACCTTGAAAATTTCTTATTACTGCTTTTACATTTAGACTAAATTCGCTATGATTCGATCGACCACGCCTGATGATACAACTGCGTTAATTGCCATAGCTGAAGCGACTGGACTGTTCGAGCCGAGCCAACTTGATGAAATTAAGCAAATGCTGGCTGAATACTTCAGCAATAGCGATCGCCAAAACTTATGGTTTACTGACGATGACAACGAGCCAGTGGGAATCGCCTACTGCGAGACAGAACGAATGACTCACCAAACATGGAATCTGCAATTAATCGCCGTTAGACCCGATCGCCAAAGACAAGGACGCGGTGCGCTGCTGCTGCGCTATGTTGAACAAGCATTGACAGAGAAAGGCGGACGCATACTGTTGGCAGAAACATCAGGAGTGCCAGGTTTCGAGTCTACGCGGCAGTTCTATCGCAAATGCGGTTATGAAGAGGAAGCACGGATTCGCGACTTCTACGAAGCAGGTGACGACAAGATCGTTTACCGCAAAGTGCTAACCGCTTAGGAGCAGTGACCCAACGTAGTAAGTCAGATGTATCTAGTGGAAATTTAGAAAGATGAGAGATCGCCATAGTTTAAATTCCACATTACTGAAGTTAGATAACAGTAGCTATAAAGCCTATAAAGATATAGGTGGTAGCTATAAGTTTGAAAACTTTTCTTTAATTATCGATCGCGTACAGGGAGATCCTTTTGCTGCACCTAGCCAATTACGGGTAATCGTGCCTCAAGCAGTTGCCAATTTTCCAGCGCAGCTATATCGAGCAAAAAGTAGAGAAGTTGCTCTAAAAGACTATTTAGCGCGTCAATTTGCTCGAGCCGCCGCTCGATTCAGTACTCGTCGGGGTACAGGCAAGAGTGGTTTAATTGCGATCGCCTCTTTAGGACAAGAAGTTTTAGAACGGACTGCCGTATTGATTAATTCCCAGCAGCTAGAAGTACGTTTTTTCGTAGGATTACCAGCTAGAGGCAGAAGAATACTAGGTCGTCAAGCAGCAGCCATGTTATGTGAGGATCTGCCCAAAATTGTTGAAGCTGCTTTACTGTATCAATCATTAGATGCCAAAGCCATACAGCAGCAGGTAGAAACTATTGAAGATGCAGACTGGTTGCGCCAACAGCTAGCGGAGCATAACCTAGTAGCGTTTGTGGCTAATGGGGCGATTTTGCCTCGGCGTAGTGGAATCGATCCTCGTCCTCTATTAGATGCTGTTCTTTTTCAGTCTCCTGCCAGTTTGGAAGCAGAGTTTACCTGTCCGAATCAAGGAACAATCAAAGGGATGGGTATACCCGCAGGAATCAGCTTGATTGTTGGTGGTGGCTATCATGGCAAATCTACCCTATTAAAAGCAATCGAGTTAGGAGTATATAATCATCTTCCTGGAGATGGACGAGAATATGTGGTGACTAATCCTCTGGGGATTAAAATTCGCGCTGAAGATGGACGTAGCATTGCGGGAGTAGATATCTCGCCTTTTATTAATCATCTACCACAGGGACGTTCTACTACGCAGTTTTCCACTACTAACGCCAGCGGTAGCACCTCTCAAGCAGCCAATATCATTGAAGCCTTAGAGGCTGGTGCAAAACTATTACTGATAGATGAAGATACATCAGCAACCAACTTTACAATTCGCGATCGCCGAATGCAGGCATTAATTCCCCGAGAAAAAGAACCAATAACTCCGTTTATAGATAAGGTGCGTCAGCTTTACGATAATTATGGCGTATCGACTATTTTAGTTATGGGCGGGAGTGGTGATTATTTCGATGTGGCAGAGCGAATAATTGCTATGGATAACTACTTACCGCAAGACGTTACCGCACTGGCAAAAGCGATCGCGCTTCAATATGTCACCGAGAGAAATACCGAGGGAGGAATCAGCTTTGGCAAGATAAGCAGCAGAGTTCCTGTACTAGAGAGTATCGATCCTAGTCGGGGCAAACAAGAAGTAAAATTATTTTTTAAGGGAATAGACAGCCTCACCTTAGGTACAGACGAAATTGACCTCTCATTAGTAGAACAGATAGTCGATTCAGGACAGTTAAAAGCGATCGCCCTGGCTATGCTTTATGCCAAAAAAACCTACCTGAACCAACAGCTAACTGTCTCAGAAATCCTAACTAACATCGAGCGAGATATCTCTACATCAGGATTGGATATTATTGCCAGCTTTCTAGAAGGCAACTTAGTTTTGTTTCGTCCTCTAGAATTAGCAGCAGCTTTGAATAGACTGAGAACTTTGCAGGTAAGATAACCTTAAGCATTTTTACAGCTATAGTTTAATAGTTTAATTTAAAGAAGTAATTCAATTAATTAATATTACAGTAAGCATTATTTTACCGCAGCTATATTCGGCTTTTTTACTTAAATTTGATCCTAAAAATACAGCAAAATAACAAAGTTAAGCTAATATCACCTAATCAAATAATAAATTCTTGGCAGGCGACGGTAGAACGTTGACTAGAGAATCATACATAAGCTATTACGGACAAATAAAACAATTAGCGGCTCAAAGCAGCAATCAACCCTAAATTAAACATTAATATGAGTAAGTTTAGTCTCAAATCCCACAAAAAATCTCCTTTTTCAAGTTCTCAGCGTCAAGAATTAGAAGTTAATCTCATATCACTACTGCTAATATCAGCAGCTATTTTTGCCGTTACATATATAGTAGTGGGTGTTTTACCACCGCTACGAGAATCTTATGTAGGAATCTTGTTATATGAACGGGGTTTTCTTCAGTACCTGGCAGTTGCTTTGGCTGCTATAGTAATGGCCACTTGTATCCTTAAATATTTACTGTTAAAAAAAGAACACAAAGCTTTAAGTAAGATTTGGATTGCCGATCATATTCCGTTGGATCAACCTGAGGCCCATGAAGTAAATTACTTTCAACAGAGATTAATCAAAGATGGTAACTTGGTGGCAATACGCTGTGGGAGAATTCTCAGAGTCTACATCCAAAGTGGCGATCGCACTACGGCTAATGAGTTTGCTATAGACGATTCGTCTTTCTATCTCAGTGCTTTAGAGTCTTCCTATTCTTTCCCGCGAGTTCTAGTCTGGGCAATTCCTCTATTGGGGTTTATCGGTACAGTTCTTGGTATTAGTGGCGCGGTTATTGGCTTTTCAGGAGTCTTGGAAAATACAGCAGATGTCGAGCAAATCAAAGAAGGTATTGGTCAGGTTACCAGTAGCTTGGGCTTGGCTTTTGATACTACTCTGCTGGCTTTATTTCTTAGTGTCTTGGTGATGATTCCTTTAGTATTGGTCGAACGCTATGAATCCAAACTACTTTTGGGTATAGATGTCTTCATTAACGACAAACTATTACCTCGTCTGAGAAAGAAAAACGAACAGTTAGATCCTGAAAGCATCGATCGAGCAATAGCAGGAGCAATTCAAGAACACTTTCCCAATCCCCAAGACTTAATTGAGCCAGCTCAAAGCTATGCAGAACTAGCAGCTACTCAACTTTCTACAGGGTTTATCACCGAAGTAAGTAAAGTACAGGATGTTAGCTCTCAGGTAATTAATCAGGTTAATGAAATTAGAGAACAGGCAAATCGCGATCGCCAAGAATTTTTAAATTTCTTCTCGCAACAACAACAGGCAAATCAAGCACTGGTACAGCAAATTAGAGCGATTGTCGAAGAAATTAGAAGTAAAAACATGGCAGCAGCCGAAGATCTCAACGTCCAAACCCAGGGAATCAGCGAACAGTTAGAAAAAGCAGCTCAAATTTTAGCAAGTCGGGTTGGCTCTTTAGAAGTTTCTACCCAGAAAATGTCAGACTTCCAGCAAATTCAGCAAGGTTTGGAACGAAGTTTCGCCTCCCTAGAAAAGACTGCTCAACTCGAAAATGTTTTAGCAGGAATCAAAGATAATCTTGCTCAACTTCAACCCGTTCTCAGACAGCTTAACAAACCCCGCCGTATTACCCTGGTAGAAGATAACAATGGCATAAAACCCTGAATCATAACCAAGTTAGTTAGTGTTTGCCCTTTTGCCAAACTGAACCAGGAAATATTTTTACTAAAAACACAAATGCTATATGCCAAGACGTAATACCTATCGCAAACAGCAAGCAGAGGTAGAGCTATTTCCTTTTCTTTCTGTTCTCGCCTGTACAATCGGTACACTGATCTTATTGATTATTGTTTTAACTACTCAAGCTCTTGAACCCCAGGAAGCCGTTGTCGTTGCCAAAACCGATGAGAACAGCAAAGGTGCGAATAAAAATAAAATCCCCATCTACATTGAATCTCGTCAAGATGGTTTTATTTTGCATCCCAATCAAGAATTTGCTCCTAGAGCCGATTTGTATGACGAAAAATCTTCTTTAAGAAAAACCATTGCTAATCTAAAAGCCAATAAAGACAAACAATATCTGATCTTAATTTTGCGTCCAGATGGCTTAGAAATGTTCGATAAAGTCCGTGAGCTAGTAGAACAAGAGGGGGTAGATATCGGCTATGAGCCATTAGAATATGGTCTGGAGCTAAAAATAGAAAGTTAAATAAAATTATTTATAGTTTATGAGAAGTAGAGCCAGACGTAAGGCTAGTCATGTCAGCCAAAATTTAGATTCTTTTTTAGACGTTCTGACTAATACTGTCGGCGTATTAATGTTTATTAGTTTGTTTGTTACTCTAATTGCTACAGGCAGTAGTCCCAAAGGTCGGGTGACAATTGAAACGCCTTTATCTTCTCCAACTGATAAACAATCATTATGGTTTGAAATAAAAGATAATCGGGTAAGCTACCTAGATTTACGTTACGTAAGAGAACAAGAATTAGAGTTAACCCAAAATCTACCCAACTGCAACAAGCCAAGCAGTAGTCCTAATTCCTCAGAATACTTAACGCGTCAAAATGACTATCAATCTTGCTTATTAAGTGTCTTAGGTCGTCAGAGCAACTTTAGAACTGATACTAAAAACTATAAAGTAAGCACAATAGACAGGGGAGTATCTTTGCTATTTGAACCCTTATCAGAAGTTACTGGAGAAACAACCGCTCAGCTAAAAGCAGCAGATTCGGAATACAAACAAGTTTTGTCTAAGTTCAACCCCAATCAAGATTACCTGGTGTTTATTGTCAGACCAGATAGCTTCGAGGCATTTCGCACAGCGAGAAAACAAGCTTGGGATGCTGGATATGAGGTCGGTTGGGAGCCTCAGTCCCAGGATTTACCCATCAAAATTCGTACTATCATTGGTTCAGAACTTCCAGGAGGTAAAGCGATCGGAGTACAGTAAGATATAAGATAAAAAAATAAGGAATATACTAGCGGTACAGTTTCGCCTTTAGCTTTTCCTATATATGACGATCGCCTTAAATCAACTGCTATTATTTTGATCATGAAATCCTTTACTAGCTTACTTAGTTCTCTGATTTTGGCAACTTTAGTAGTTGCGATCGCTATCTTCTCGATCCAAAATATTCAGGATGTCTCAGTTAAGTTCCTCACCTTTGAATCGATTACTATCCCTGTCGGAGTATTATTAGCCTTCTGTAGCGGTATCGGCATAATTCTCGGCTGGTTTATTCCTCTGCTTTTCTCTCGGAAAAGAACTCGCCGAAGTTAGCTTACAGTAATTTGGACATTGATTGCTCAAAGGTAATTCCTAGCTGTACTAACATAAAGTATTATAATTAACATTTATCATCAATTTTTCAGAAATAATATGGCAGATATTGTTGATATTGCAGTGAACACCGAGGGTTTTAGTACATTAGTAGCTGCGGTCAAAGCAGCTAATTTAGTAGAAACTTTAAAAACTCCAGGACCATTTACCGTATTCGCTCCCAATGATGCTGCTTTCGCCAAACTTCCTCCAGGCACAGTTCAAACCTTAGTCCAAAATCCGCCCCAACTAGCCAGAATACTTACTTATCATGTAGTTGCCGGAAAATTAACTAAAGCAGATTTAAGTAAGGTAGATTCGGTAGATTCGGTAGAAGGTTCACCAATTTCCATTAATTGTGCTGATACTTTTGAAGTAAAAAATGCCACCGTGATTGCAGCAGATATCGAAGCTGACAATGGCATTATTCATGTGATTGATAACGTCATTTTAATGGGTTGATAGCTCCAGATTCATGAGGGTCAATATTTTTTCAGTGTTTTATAACTTATAGATAAACTAAGTTTTTAATACTGTGAAAAAAATTAAGCTATCAACAATAGCGATCTCCATTTGAAATAGTTTTATTTTTGCTGATTCTTGACTCGAAACTATCTTCAAAATTGATTATTTTAAATTTAAACGATACACCAACTTTCAAGACAGCGATCGCAAATTAAGTGGCTAAAAACTAAGAATTTAGCTTCACATTCCCAGCAAATACGTTCAATGATTATGATGCTGGTAGTGGTAATTTCTTCTACGACAGTGATAATAATGGAGGGAATGAGCAAGTAAAAATTGCTCAATTGAGTTCTGGTTTGAGTTTGGGTAGTGATGATTTATTTGTGAGCTTATAAAAATGTTTATTTCTAAAAAATACCAGATAAAACAATACTTTTGCTATTGACACAGAGCCGAGATAGGGATACTGTTGGCGAATTAAAAACAAACTAGCTTCGCGATCGCACTTCTAGACTTTTGGATTTTTTGATGTAATAAGGTTTTAGGTTTAACGTTGTTTGCTGTACATTTGCTACTCGGATACATTAACCAATTTGCCGGAAATTGTTCAGTATAACGGTCGTTACATTGAACTTATAATAGAAGTGCGATCGCCCTAAAAATGCTTGTTCTAATTTTTCGATATTGGTTGGTTTGCATTGTGCTTAACTGTTAATCTACCATTTTCAAGAGTTTCTGCCCTTGGCAACGCTTATTTGTACAACAACACTGTTTGGCTGTAAAAATCTATTACAATAGGTCAGTAAAGATTTGTTAATACAACTAGACGACAGGATAAAACAATGAAAAGCGAAGAAATTACGCCTAGCGTAACTCCCGATTTAGAAGATCCTAAGTTTGGCTTTAACTCTTACGCCGAACGCTTAAATTCTCGTGCAGCTATGATT
It encodes:
- a CDS encoding GNAT family N-acetyltransferase is translated as MIRSTTPDDTTALIAIAEATGLFEPSQLDEIKQMLAEYFSNSDRQNLWFTDDDNEPVGIAYCETERMTHQTWNLQLIAVRPDRQRQGRGALLLRYVEQALTEKGGRILLAETSGVPGFESTRQFYRKCGYEEEARIRDFYEAGDDKIVYRKVLTA
- a CDS encoding ABC-ATPase domain-containing protein codes for the protein MRDRHSLNSTLLKLDNSSYKAYKDIGGSYKFENFSLIIDRVQGDPFAAPSQLRVIVPQAVANFPAQLYRAKSREVALKDYLARQFARAAARFSTRRGTGKSGLIAIASLGQEVLERTAVLINSQQLEVRFFVGLPARGRRILGRQAAAMLCEDLPKIVEAALLYQSLDAKAIQQQVETIEDADWLRQQLAEHNLVAFVANGAILPRRSGIDPRPLLDAVLFQSPASLEAEFTCPNQGTIKGMGIPAGISLIVGGGYHGKSTLLKAIELGVYNHLPGDGREYVVTNPLGIKIRAEDGRSIAGVDISPFINHLPQGRSTTQFSTTNASGSTSQAANIIEALEAGAKLLLIDEDTSATNFTIRDRRMQALIPREKEPITPFIDKVRQLYDNYGVSTILVMGGSGDYFDVAERIIAMDNYLPQDVTALAKAIALQYVTERNTEGGISFGKISSRVPVLESIDPSRGKQEVKLFFKGIDSLTLGTDEIDLSLVEQIVDSGQLKAIALAMLYAKKTYLNQQLTVSEILTNIERDISTSGLDIIASFLEGNLVLFRPLELAAALNRLRTLQVR
- a CDS encoding MotA/TolQ/ExbB proton channel family protein → MSKFSLKSHKKSPFSSSQRQELEVNLISLLLISAAIFAVTYIVVGVLPPLRESYVGILLYERGFLQYLAVALAAIVMATCILKYLLLKKEHKALSKIWIADHIPLDQPEAHEVNYFQQRLIKDGNLVAIRCGRILRVYIQSGDRTTANEFAIDDSSFYLSALESSYSFPRVLVWAIPLLGFIGTVLGISGAVIGFSGVLENTADVEQIKEGIGQVTSSLGLAFDTTLLALFLSVLVMIPLVLVERYESKLLLGIDVFINDKLLPRLRKKNEQLDPESIDRAIAGAIQEHFPNPQDLIEPAQSYAELAATQLSTGFITEVSKVQDVSSQVINQVNEIREQANRDRQEFLNFFSQQQQANQALVQQIRAIVEEIRSKNMAAAEDLNVQTQGISEQLEKAAQILASRVGSLEVSTQKMSDFQQIQQGLERSFASLEKTAQLENVLAGIKDNLAQLQPVLRQLNKPRRITLVEDNNGIKP
- a CDS encoding LapA family protein, with protein sequence MKSFTSLLSSLILATLVVAIAIFSIQNIQDVSVKFLTFESITIPVGVLLAFCSGIGIILGWFIPLLFSRKRTRRS
- a CDS encoding fasciclin domain-containing protein — translated: MADIVDIAVNTEGFSTLVAAVKAANLVETLKTPGPFTVFAPNDAAFAKLPPGTVQTLVQNPPQLARILTYHVVAGKLTKADLSKVDSVDSVEGSPISINCADTFEVKNATVIAADIEADNGIIHVIDNVILMG